In the genome of Nymphaea colorata isolate Beijing-Zhang1983 chromosome 9, ASM883128v2, whole genome shotgun sequence, one region contains:
- the LOC116260219 gene encoding protein DOG1-like 3 codes for MSGFKAFFNQWIQEQGLQLQELKAAESDPEAQHQLAPLILRVIHHYENYYKAKADATKEDVLRMYSPSWTSTLENSFMWIAGWRPSTIFHLVYTKIAGIQAEQELDDFLDEKGNEEKLTSLSPAQLMQLDELQRRTIREEVSISEKMAKLQEKTGDQPFVNLAEIETTTDTVSAGNLAEIETTTDTVSGRSSYAEIGMHEKGLMWLLEKADELRLRTLKGVVDILSPLQSLRFLTVAASLHLRVHEIGEEKDQQRQSSTSNSGQGDRRQ; via the exons aTGTCAGGCTTCAAGGCATTCTTCAACCAGTGGATCCAGGAGCAAGGCCTCCAACTCCAGGAACTCAAGGCTGCCGAAAGCGACCCAGAAGCCCAGCACCAACTTGCGCCATTGATCCTTCGAGTCAtccaccactatgagaactacTACAAAGCCAAAGCAGATGCGACAAAAGAGGACGTTCTAAGGATGTACTCGCCGTCCTGGACCAGTACTCTCGAGAATTCTTTCATGTGGATAGCCGGATGGAGACCCTCCACGATTTTCCACTTGGTCTACACCAAGATTGCAGGGATTCAGGCCGAGCAAGAGCTGGATGACTTCTTGGATGAGAAAGGAAACGAGGAGAAACTGACCTCTCTATCGCCTGCGCAGTTGATGCAACTGGACGAGTTGCAGAGGAGAACGATTCGAGAAGAGGTCAGTATATCAGAGAAAATGGCGAAGCTGCAAGAGAAAACAGGAGACCAGCCCTTTGTGAACTTGGCTGAGATAGAGACTACAACTGACACGGTCTCAG CTGGTAACTTGGCTGAGATAGAGACTACAACTGACACGGTCTCAG GCAGAAGCTCGTATGCTGAAATTGGTATGCATGAGAAGGGTCTGATGTGGCTGTTAGAGAAAGCAGACGAGCTGCGCCTGAGGACGCTGAAGGGAGTGGTAGATATTTTGAGTCCCCTTCAATCTTTGCGCTTCTTGACAGTAGCAGCCTCACTGCACCTGCGCGTGCACGAgataggagaagaaaaagatcaGCAACGTCAGAGCAGCACCAGCAACTCCGGCCAAGGGGACCGGAGGCAGTGA